The following nucleotide sequence is from Juglans microcarpa x Juglans regia isolate MS1-56 chromosome 6D, Jm3101_v1.0, whole genome shotgun sequence.
CACTAAACCCTTTCGACCGGTTTCTTGCTTGTACATGCTTAAAGACTAAGCCCTCCCTGTCGGGAAGTATAGGTATCGGGAGCTTAATATTTAcatctttttttcaaatcagaGTGGTCTTTTTTCACGAGCTCATTGTTGGTTGCGTGAATGTAGTGCGACTGAAGTTTTGTTCTCACATATGAATGTAGTATGGTTTACTTGCATTggcttttccatttttttgaaaatgagaagaatgATTTGAGTTCATGATCTGTTGATTTTTTCATAACATGTTTATTCGTTTGGAATAAAGGAATGAATGTGAACCTTGAATTGGAGGATTGTTTACTCGATAATTTAATTGGAGCATTCTCTTTCTGTATGATTTGCAGCTGTGAAATTTTGCTTCGAGTGTTTAATGGGGGCAtgattaatacatttttttaattttcttgcttGTGACACAAACAGCCACATTGACATTTAATTGTCCATTCTCAGCATTTTCACAAAGCCACGAGAGGCATGTGTAACCTTGCAgtaaaaaatgtattttcaaTTCTGTTGTTATATTTTGGGACCTTGCTCCCAAAAGGGAAGAAAAGCTTCCACTGAATTTTGGTGAAGATGCATATAAGTTTGTTTGATTTGTGTTGGTGATGTAGCTAACAGCTGCATGGTTTGGAGGTCTTAGTGGTGGACCATTTTACTAGATAGGGCTCTTATTAGCCTGTTCTGAATATGGCCATATTGTACCAGTCTTAACACATCAAATGCTACTTTAATCGTTCAGTCaaggaaataataaattttcaatgTGTAAGGAGTATGGAAGTTTTCAATGTTTGTTTTGCTTGAAACACTTTGTTTCTGGTCAAGGCTTAGACACAGTTGAAAATGGTAAATTCAAGGTCATCCTAGATTATTGGCTAGTACTCCCACCTATTGCTCAATCTAATTTTCAAGCTTATAAAGTACACAAGGCTGGTTTCATCACCATAGCTGATCTCGTGACAGTGGTCAATCGTTTTGAACCCTTGAAGAAAAATATCTGCATCCCACATCTCCACTAATTTGGattctaaaacaaaactaattGCAATTGGTAAAATTTAATGATCTGAATCCAAGAGGATAATCTCAAAGTACATTTTACAGAACTATGTCGATGAAGACACAAATATAACTTCCATTGCTTGAACTCATGTTTTTTACATGAGTGACATGAATGGCTCtaacaagaaaaattaattaattttttgtttccttttacaGAGTTACGAGAGCAGCAACTGGAAAACTATTTATTTCTTAGGACTCAAGATATTCTGGCTATATATTCTATTGTGGTCCGAGGCATATGATGCAATATTTTTTGCTCTTGTTGGcgtatcaaatattattatttcaagcAATTTTAGCCCCTTTAGCAATTGTCCCCTAGAGTGGACAACAATGAATGTAAATTGCTCTACTAGCTTATGataataaattttgatgaacGATTTCAGGGCCTCTTTAGATCGGATGCAGATCAAAAAAATTGGAATAGGACAATTGCACTGGTCAAGTGCAAATTATGCTCCTTTGCATGATTGGACAGTTCCAGTTAATGTCTTTTCGAAatgttgtaatatttttagGACATTTTAGAATGTAACTTTGAATGTTACATACAAAAACATGTTTATAATGTAATTGTTTACATTGCACTCTGTTgattgtgattgtaataataataatatctgtCCAAAATTATATGGTAATCTGTCCAAAATCATAGGGTAATCTGTCCAAAATTAGAACCAAACTCtgccaaaaaataaactaaccaCCAAAAATAAACTAACCACCAAAATGTTTCTAGAATTACAATAACCAATTTGTCAACATCATTACACTTAACAATATTTGTCTACAACTACAACCAAGATCTGTCCACAATTACAATTTATAGCTGAGCATTACAACCGAGCATACCAGAATTACAGTCTAAAATAGTTGTCCACAATTACAACCAAGATCTTATTGGATAAACACATCAACTATGTTCTTTGCTTATGCTCCACATCAAACTGAATGAAAAAGTGGTTGTCACCAAAGGACTTCAGAGTTTTTATAGTAGTACTGCTAGCTGCTCATCAGACATCTTAACTTCAATAAAAGTTCCCAACGACAAAGCTAGTCTTGCAGCTAACTGAAGTCTGCAGCTCTTTTTCAGAATGACTGATAGAATTTGTATCCCACACCATCTAATAtctgcaataaaaaaaagtggtcATGaagtttttaagaaatgaaactagACACGTTTGCtcctcaaaataataacaaaaaataactttgaaaaaaaaatattttcttaataattcaGGAACTACGAACTCCACCACTTTACCTTGCAATAGGTGATGTTTAATTGAGAAACaatgcatgaaaataaacaaaaacatcgtagagaaataaattattgCAGATGGTTAGGACAGATGGGtgacatgctatttttttttttttatgtcggagaacctctccaaggcagggcccttcggaccatGACATGCTATTGAAAGCCACGTGTGAATAGAGAGACGATTTTAAAAGCATCaactcacaaaaaaaattttcggaTTAGCaaacacatatttcaaaataacgCTAGAGGAACACAAATCTTGTATATAGATAAACGAAGTATAGAAAAGtgtataattaagaaaattgaCCAAATTGAAAGAAATCTAGCACAAAGACATGACAGAAAACATTTGCTATTATTtccataatttaaattttatactttAATTTATGGGAAGTCCAAATATATATGTCCACTTTTAAAAGTGAGAGTTCTTACTTCTTCAATGTCATAtattccacaatttttttttttttttgtcaaaaagtgAGTTTTATTAAAAGTCATTCCACCTCTAATATAAGAACATTTTAGGAAGATCACCGTTTGTTTACCCTTTTGTTAATAATTATATCATTTCAAAACAGAACATCTATTATATGACAGAGACAGTATCACGCGCCAGTGCAGCCAAATTATGTGATTTAATTTTTGTGTAGTTGGGTTTCCACAGTGACGCAAATAGTGTAGCCCAAAGAAGGTCTCATACTGCTTGCTTTTGTATGATATGTTCATTTGGAACAAATAAAAACTACAACTACACTTAAAGTGAAAGTATTGTTGTAAAGTCCTCAAAAGTTGTAACGAAGCTTCCAGGAGGTAAAAGGCGACAAGTGGGCTTATTTTGATTATGGACATCTTAACCAAAGTACCACATTTAtgaattacaaacaatatttttcaatttacagCTTTAAAAATATTGGTGCGCTGAGATAAGGAACACTTGCTAGAGGAACTCagaagattctttttcaacacTTTTTCCTAGGCAatagctttagattttaatgagCTTAATGTTTATGATTTCCTTATaatatttcttcttcctagTTAGATGTTTTCTCTTATATACATCCAGTATACTTGGCTATGCCTacctatattaataaattattagcaAATAAATTCTAAGTGTCTGTTGAAGTCATCAGGTttgcagttttattttttaagtaatcgGTGCAGCAGATTTCAATTGTGGAAGCTGATCAATTTCAACTACTGAGCACAccaacaagaaataaaatgattcaACGCCTATCGTGGACAATATAAACACAACTTCATACAATATTCATATCAACTTTAGGTTAAATTAGAAGCAATGGAAAGTAGCTATGGCATTTAGCATTACAGTTAATTCTAGAAAGCAGTCTACATCCAATGCATTTATTAGTTGATTAGTTTCTTGTTATATGGTGCATCATGTCATCTGTAAGCAGTTATTATGGGAACCAACTTTAAGAAACTTACTACTGATGTATGGGAAGAGAAATTGTATCATCGGAGTAATTTAATTATCCTAACCATGATTACTTAATCTCTGACTGACTAAAAGAAATTGTATAGAAAGAGAAACAGAAGTAATATTAAAAGAGGATGTATGAATTTCATACCAAAGGCTTGTCTTTTGTGATATGAGGACATATAGGAAGCCAGTTGAGCATTAATAGGAATTGGAACATAATCAAATTGGAGCCAAATCGCTTTCAGAGTAATTTATTTCCAAGGAGTCCAGATCGCTTTCAAagatttttttgagaaatctctCTACAACTTAACCAATGAACTTCTTAAATAGCTTTTATGTGACAACAAATACATCAAGTTGATAGAATTGAGTCCTACCATTTGTTCTCTTTTCTATTTCCATGAATTCTTTTGCtggataaatattatttaattccaCCTGGTCTAATTTTCATAACAATTACTAAAAAGAAAGCCCCATCCATAACATTTAACACTAGTGAACATGCATATTAACTCCAGGATAGCTCAAACATTAAATTCTACTATTGCAAATATGAATTCAAAAGATAATAGCACTCACTTGGCACTCCCTTCATTGGAATTATCAACAACACTCAAAGGATGTTGTTTCCATGCTCGACTTGCAATctaaaatttatccaaaatagaTTAAAACAATCAAAGCCTATTGATacattgaaatttaaaaacttaattattATTGGAGATTAACTTAGACAAATTAATGCCCCTCAGAGCGAAGACTGATAAAGCTTTGAATAGTACACCAAGATCTTCTTTAAGAGTAAACACAATGCTTGTctagaaacaaaatcaaaggaTAAATATTTCATCACCATATTGACAACAAGGATACAATGCCCAGGAAAAATTATACCTTGTGAGATAGCAATAGGTTTCGAGAGTCGGGCGTTGCTGGGTTGAGGGGTGGCCGTTGCGGGGTGGCACTGGGTAGAGGAACAAGGGGCGACAGAGGAGGAATAAGGGTGGCTCAGGACAGAGGGATGGCGGCGCGGGGTGGGGCGGCGCTAGACCTAGTGATGGCCGTCGCGGGATGGCGTTGGGCAGGCAATGCAGGTGCTGGGTGATGCGGGATGGCTTCTACGAACGAATTCGAAATGCATTAGGGGTAAATGTTTGGGTAAAATAAgcgtttaaaatattatttaaaaaaaaaaaagagatagcTTAGATGTGCTACGGATCCGTCGTGAACAATAAGCTGATCCGTAGAAGAACTCCTCAATGAAACAGTGCATTTGCTGCCCACGTCAGGTGTGCGCTGGATGTAGAGAAACAGTGGCTGCtcccaaaaatatttcttaaggTTAAGGTTAAGGTCCTGAGATCCGAGAAAATTTGGGTGCATCTCCTGCAAGTGCAAGTCAAGTCTTACCGAGGTTCTGCACACTACTTCTCGCATTTAATTCAATTTCATTCAAAcgcataaattttaatttcgttTTTCTCCCCATATATAAAGAGGAAGCTAATTTTCTCTGAAGCCAAACACAACAAGGAAAGTCGATTTCAGAATGGCGGATCCGATCCCGGCAGCAACACCGCCGAGATCCGCCACGGACTTTTTCTCCGACCCTCTCGATTCTCACCCACTCTGGTTcaagccctctctcttcctctccgcGAACTTCGACTCCGAATCCTACATCTCCGAGCTCCGAACCTTCGTTCCCTTTGATACGCTCCGATCCGAACTCGATGCCCATCTCGCCTCCCTCAACCACGAGCTCATCGACCTGATTAACCGCGACTACACCGACTTCGTTAACCTCAGTACCAAACTCGTGGATGTTGATGCTTCGGTGGTGCGAATGCGGGCCCCGCTGGTCGAGCTCCGAGAAAAGATCGAGCAGCACAGGGTTTCCGTGGATCGCTCGCTCGTGGCTCTCAGAAATGGGTTGAATCAGAGGTCGGAGGCCGCGTCTGCGAGAGAGACCCTGGAGCTTTTGCTCGACACATTTAAAGTGGTGTCGAAGGTACGTCTGCGTGTTTGTTTGTGGATCTTATTTGAGCTTAGTCGGATTTAGAACAGATGAGCATAAGATTTGATTTTCGTATCTGTAACAGGTTAGCAATGCCTCATTTAGGATAACATTTGTGACTTATTAAGTGGCTGCTTTAGTTTGGAGTTCATTCTGAGGTTGCTTAATTTACTAATGTATGTGgaattagatttaaaattacATAGATCACACAATATAACATTTGGATAATGAAGGCACTATGATTGAGTTTGACATAATTGGAATTTCTGCACAGCTTTGGTTCTTGCAAACTCGATGACACACTCTGTAGAATTCAAATAGAGCGGAAATATTTGCAGTCTTATATTGATTTCAGTGAGCTAAACAATTTTATGAACTGTAACTGTGTGTTTTTCAGGTTCAATTTACAATTTTGGTTCAATTGCCTTTAGAGGCCTTGGATCTGATTCTTGGCTTATTGCAGATCTGGATCCCTGTTTATTTTTGTACAATACAATGGTCTAATGTGCAGGTCgaaaaactaataaaagaaCTACCGAGTATGCCTGCTGATTGGTCAAATGGAGATGCAGATTTGGCAGACAAGAATTCTACAAGCAATGGGATTTCCACACAACATGTTGAGAATGGGACAAACCTCAGAGAGACTCAGAGCATGCTTTTGGAGAGAATTGCCAGTGAGATGAATCGGTTGAAGTTCTATATGGCTCATGCACAGGTCTTTTATTGCTCTCCCTCAcatttggttttttctttttgccacaTTTATACATGTTTGACATTTTATCTAGGGTTCTTTCAATTGCCTATTTCTTTGACAATAAGATCCTGCATGATAAATTTATCATGACATTTAAAGTGAACAAGAGTATTAAGATTGATGCTGCTTCTTAAGTAGGAAGCTTGGGGAATGATGCTAGTGAATAAAAGTTTGAATGGAGCTTGACTGTTagttaacaataataaaataaagataactAAAGTTAACATGCTTAAAGAAGAGTAGGAACATTTTTTTTGAACTATTATGGAAGATATATATCTGTTTAAATCTACCAGCTTGACCATTAGTTCTCTCACCAACAACCTTAAATAACATCGGTCTTTCTTTGTTGCATACTCATCTTTTTCTGATCTGTAACTATAGAGGTGTTCTTCAGGccttttatttcttataaagaCTAACTGTTAGGAAAGGAAAACAGTAgagataatattatttcttattcattttatatcttttaactCTTTGTGAGAATGAAAGGAGGATAGTGGAGTTATATGTCTGCTTTGCATGAGTGTATGCATGTGGAGGGGAAGAGTAgggagaagaaaataattttgagtttattgtaAGTATTGATTTTCTGAGAAGTTGGGAAAGTTGCTTGTAAGAGGCACAACAAGcaaattagttataaattatatgacaTGATGGTTGAAGATACCAAGGTATGGTGTTCTTAGCTGTTCTGAGAGACTAATTATTTGTAGTTGGAAAGTGACTAAGGTGGGTTTAAAAAAGATTGATCAATGAGTAAGCATTATATGAGGTCCAAAGGGAAACAGAGATTTCTGTTAAAGGATGTTCAAGACTCAATGAATCTGAAAAAAGTTTCTGCCATGTGAAGCATGGGAGCTAAAAAGGGTTGGGAGCTAAAAAGGGTTGCTTACTGAATTATGTGTTTGTGTGCATGGTATTGTCTCTATTGATGTGTTGTATGAGATCGAGGAAGAGGTCAAGAGTGTGTGTTGGTGTGTCAGACTTCTGAACTGAAAGAGTTGATTGATAACCCAACCTTTATGCATGTTTATATAACAGAAAAATGGTGATACCTAGGAATGTATACTGTCTTTCTTTGTCAAAACAGGACAGTTTTCATAATTTGCTTGTATCCCTCACTCATGCTTAGTGGTACTTAGGCATATTCtgtgtatactccctgtgtgcTTGGGCTATGTCTTTTCCTataataaagttttacttttactcataaaaaaaaaaaaaaaaagggaagggCATTCAAAGTGCAAGCTTATTGTTAGATGCTAGATGGGCTGGCAGGACGCAAATGCTATTTTCAGCCTCAGCATTTAATTGGGGAAAGGAAAGAATGAATTTCAGTTTTCTCGTAGGGGTGGGTCGTGCAAAATTGGTGCCTACAATTTAACTGATGGGCGAGCTAATATTAGCATGTTCTATAACGTGAAAGATTTactacgtttgggtaccaagagtacctcaagtactctcactactatttcttactttattattacttttcacctacttttttactattaattactttttacctactattcattattctattattactttttcactactattcacaaacattctcaacacttctcaagtattctcactacccaacgTAGCCTAACGTTTAATTTTCTTGCTATGGGGATCTCATTCCCTTAAATCTCTTAGTACCCAACTTCatgtgttcatttttttttatcagtaactgcattttttaaaaattgaagttatgattttaaaaaagcATATCCTGGTTCATTGAGTCTTTGGTCCTTGTTCATTCTGTGCTCATCTCGTTTCTATATTATGCCAGTACAGAACCTGCCCTTCATTGAAAACATGGAGAAGAGGATTCAGAGTGCTAGCCTAATATTAGATGCAATTTTAGGACATTGTTTCACAGATGGGCTTGAGCACCAGGATGCGAATGCAATTTACAATTGTTTACGTGCCTATGCCGCTATTGATAACACTAGGAGTGCAGAAGAAATTTTTCGTACAACCATAGTTGCTCCATTGATACAGAAAATTATCCCGCATGAGACATCAGCGGTAGTTGCAGGGTCATACACAGATGAACTCGAGAATGATTATCAGCAAATCAAGCAAAGTATAGATAAAGACTGTAAATTCTTACTGGAAATTTCTTCTACAGGTATTGCCATCGAGATTTTTTGTTGATACCAACAACTTAAACTATCTCGGATTTTATGATGAGCTAAGGTTGTGAGAATGGAACTTCCATTAAAAAACCTAAGATCTTAAATAGTACCTGACAATGAAAAAATTCATCCATTGGTGCAGTCACATCAGTCTTTATTTTACAAAAGTCGTTCTTAgatttatatgatcatattttGATTGCTTCTATCTTTTACTTCCAGCCTATTAATTTGTGCTTTGCCATGAAACTTATCTATAAGCAATAGCTTTGCAAATGAAGCAtgtatgcctttttttttttataaagcacgTCTTTGCTCATAGCCCCAATTGAGTATGCATTGCATCATCAATTATCACTTTCGAACCTTGTTGACTTCATTCTTTCTTGGCTACAACAATATCTGGATGATTGACCAAATATGACAAAAATGTCATGTTATGGCATGTCAGATAATCAGCTGTTTCTGTAGGTACAAATTCATGTCTATTGTTTTTGAATGCTATTAACTGGTGGGATGCCGGTTGGGTTGTACAGAAAATTCAGGCTTGCATGTGTTTGACTTCTTGGCCAATTCCATCCTTAAAGAGGTTCTTCTTGCAATCCAAAAGGGAAAACCAGGCGCTTTTTCTCCAGGAAGACCCATGgaattcttaaaaaattataaatcaagcCTTGATTTCTTGGCTCTTCTAGAAGGTAGtgatcagctctctctctctctctctctctctcttagattGTACGTTCAAGATTGTGAAAACTCTGACACAACTACCGATAAgaaaaaagattgtaaaaacTTTGACTCAACTAAAATGACCAT
It contains:
- the LOC121233976 gene encoding conserved oligomeric Golgi complex subunit 2; this translates as MADPIPAATPPRSATDFFSDPLDSHPLWFKPSLFLSANFDSESYISELRTFVPFDTLRSELDAHLASLNHELIDLINRDYTDFVNLSTKLVDVDASVVRMRAPLVELREKIEQHRVSVDRSLVALRNGLNQRSEAASARETLELLLDTFKVVSKVEKLIKELPSMPADWSNGDADLADKNSTSNGISTQHVENGTNLRETQSMLLERIASEMNRLKFYMAHAQNLPFIENMEKRIQSASLILDAILGHCFTDGLEHQDANAIYNCLRAYAAIDNTRSAEEIFRTTIVAPLIQKIIPHETSAVVAGSYTDELENDYQQIKQSIDKDCKFLLEISSTENSGLHVFDFLANSILKEVLLAIQKGKPGAFSPGRPMEFLKNYKSSLDFLALLEGYCPSRSAIAKFRSEAVYVEFMKQWNIGVYFSLRFQEIAGALDSALNATSLVPVQNVLSAQGSSLELTLKQSVTLLESLRSCWREDVLVLSCADKFLRLSLQLLSRYSNWLSSGLAARKVVGNTGSSPGCEWAISAVPEDFIYIIHDINFLAKEICGDYLERVLELLSSCSADVLDSIKQSILQGGKSLKDLVPLLINTIIEALVEKSIEDLRQLKGITATYRMTNKPLPVRHSPYVSVVLRPLKALLDGERATIYLTRQIKNELLHGAATEITGRYYELAADLVSVARKTESSLQRIRQGAQRRAGASSDVSDHNVSDTDKICMQLFLDIQEYGRNLSALGVDAANIPAYRSLWQCVAPPDRQSTINL